In Aliamphritea ceti, a single window of DNA contains:
- a CDS encoding GNAT family N-acetyltransferase produces MHLDIRPAIAADTPELAELMQQLGYHWTPSELAERLQQLRANGHEIWVACQSGETSDTPVIGCISAILDVRLAEGCVGEIVSLVVSEECRGGGVGQALMLTAEAWLKPQVSSIRIRANTRREEAHGFYLRAGYQPHKLQQVFVKNCRQ; encoded by the coding sequence ATGCATTTGGATATTCGACCGGCTATCGCAGCTGATACACCTGAACTTGCGGAACTGATGCAACAGCTAGGCTATCACTGGACACCATCTGAGCTGGCCGAAAGGCTACAGCAGCTACGGGCTAATGGGCATGAGATATGGGTTGCTTGTCAGTCGGGCGAAACCAGCGATACACCTGTTATTGGTTGTATCAGTGCTATTCTTGATGTGCGTCTGGCGGAAGGCTGTGTTGGTGAAATAGTCAGTCTGGTGGTTTCAGAGGAGTGCCGTGGCGGTGGCGTTGGGCAAGCTTTAATGCTAACGGCTGAAGCATGGCTGAAACCTCAGGTAAGCAGCATTCGTATCCGGGCGAATACGCGTCGGGAAGAGGCGCACGGATTCTATCTTCGGGCAGGATACCAGCCACATAAATTACAGCAGGTATTTGTTAAAAACTGTCGTCAGTAG
- a CDS encoding substrate-binding periplasmic protein translates to MCTQAHRFRQICALLFTLLFSTFNFAETPAMTIAYADYQPYSFAEKETARGIEIDVLNEALNRRMHIPVVHSILPWKRVQKYVKSGEIDAYVAVATPERLSYANASQEAVTYGSVSAFTQTADTRLDDTDILTLQDLKPYRLGVVAGSGWAKRNLTNHFIQPAYSTSALAEMLKLNRIDMIVENPYIFNYHLKQFADDEFNVREIPIANQKLSLVLFINKSSPYADILPRFDATLRKMQSDGTLEKINAKYR, encoded by the coding sequence ATGTGCACACAGGCTCACCGCTTTCGCCAGATTTGTGCATTATTGTTTACTTTGCTCTTCAGTACTTTCAATTTTGCTGAAACCCCAGCAATGACAATCGCTTACGCGGATTATCAGCCTTATAGTTTTGCAGAGAAGGAAACAGCTCGGGGCATAGAAATAGATGTTCTTAATGAAGCTCTGAACCGTCGAATGCATATCCCAGTGGTACACAGCATACTGCCCTGGAAGCGCGTCCAGAAGTACGTTAAAAGTGGCGAGATTGATGCCTATGTCGCCGTTGCCACACCTGAACGCTTAAGCTATGCCAACGCCAGCCAGGAAGCCGTAACTTATGGCAGTGTTTCGGCATTTACACAAACTGCAGATACCCGGTTAGATGATACTGATATACTAACATTACAAGATCTGAAACCTTACAGACTGGGTGTTGTTGCCGGAAGCGGCTGGGCGAAACGCAATCTGACGAATCATTTTATTCAGCCGGCCTATTCAACCTCTGCGCTGGCTGAAATGTTGAAACTTAATCGTATCGACATGATTGTCGAGAACCCTTATATCTTCAACTACCATCTGAAACAGTTTGCTGATGATGAATTCAATGTCAGGGAAATACCAATTGCCAATCAGAAGCTATCTCTGGTGCTGTTCATCAACAAGTCATCGCCATACGCAGATATTTTGCCAAGATTTGATGCCACTCTGCGAAAAATGCAGTCAGACGGAACCTTAGAAAAAATAAACGCTAAGTATCGTTAA
- a CDS encoding vWA domain-containing protein — MLIEFFFALRQARVPVSLNELLVLLEALQKRVVFADLDDFYLLARLCLIKDEKYFDRFDQAFGKYFQGLESVQLFPEAELPEYWLKAEFLKHLSAEEKQQIEALGGLDKLLETLQDRLKDQQGRHAGGNKWIGTGGTSPFGHSGYNPEGVRIGGQSQHKRAVKVWEKREFRNLDDSQTLGIRNIQVALRKLRRFAREGAAEELDLADTIRSTANNAGLLDIKLVPERHNAAKVLLFLDVGGSMDPYIRICEQLFSAVRSEFKHLEYYYFHNCVYEKLWQNNQRRFQETVSTLEVLRTYGKDYRVIFVGDAAMSPYELQERYGSVEHMNEEAGQVWLQRILDVWDKAVWLNPAREDYWQYTRSTQMINQQLNGHMYPLTLAGLEQAINHLAR; from the coding sequence GTGCTGATTGAGTTCTTCTTTGCGCTGAGGCAAGCCAGAGTACCGGTTAGTCTGAATGAGTTACTGGTATTACTGGAAGCGCTGCAAAAACGGGTAGTGTTTGCTGATCTCGACGATTTTTATCTGTTGGCACGTTTGTGTCTGATTAAAGATGAAAAGTATTTCGACAGATTTGATCAGGCATTTGGTAAGTATTTTCAGGGCCTTGAGAGCGTACAGTTATTTCCTGAAGCTGAGTTGCCGGAATACTGGCTGAAGGCTGAGTTTCTTAAGCATTTATCAGCGGAAGAAAAACAACAGATAGAAGCGCTTGGCGGTCTCGATAAACTACTTGAAACTCTGCAGGACAGGCTTAAAGATCAACAAGGACGCCATGCTGGCGGGAATAAATGGATAGGCACTGGAGGAACATCGCCTTTTGGACATAGCGGTTATAATCCGGAAGGTGTTCGTATCGGTGGTCAGAGTCAGCATAAACGGGCAGTAAAAGTGTGGGAGAAGCGTGAGTTTCGTAATCTCGATGATTCTCAGACACTGGGTATCCGGAATATTCAGGTGGCATTGAGGAAGCTAAGGCGTTTTGCACGTGAGGGCGCCGCTGAAGAGCTTGATCTGGCGGATACTATTCGCAGTACTGCAAATAATGCCGGCTTGCTGGATATCAAACTGGTTCCCGAACGCCATAACGCTGCTAAAGTACTGTTGTTTTTGGATGTTGGTGGTTCTATGGATCCTTACATCCGTATTTGTGAGCAACTCTTTTCGGCCGTACGCAGTGAATTCAAACATCTTGAGTATTATTACTTTCATAACTGTGTCTATGAAAAGCTCTGGCAGAATAATCAGCGACGATTTCAGGAAACAGTTTCTACTCTCGAAGTTTTGCGTACTTATGGTAAAGATTACCGGGTAATTTTCGTTGGCGATGCAGCTATGTCTCCTTATGAATTACAGGAGCGTTACGGCAGTGTTGAGCATATGAATGAAGAAGCCGGACAAGTATGGTTACAGCGAATTCTGGATGTTTGGGATAAGGCTGTCTGGCTAAATCCAGCCCGGGAAGATTATTGGCAATACACCCGCAGTACTCAGATGATAAATCAGCAATTGAACGGCCATATGTACCCGTTAACGCTTGCAGGCTTAGAGCAGGCTATCAACCATCTGGCACGTTAA